The following proteins are co-located in the Solanum pennellii chromosome 8, SPENNV200 genome:
- the LOC107029056 gene encoding histone deacetylase 2 isoform X3 — protein MCLLLRHPFDSSKWGRICRFLTKEGIMDQKHVVEPVEATKDDLLVVHSESYLKSLNSSLNVSMIIEVPPVAMLPNCLVQKKVLHPFRKQVGGTILAAKLAKERGWAINVGGGFHHCSSEKGGGFCVYADISLCIHFAFVRLNISRVMIIDLDAHQGNGHEMDFSDDRRVFILDMYNPGIYPLDFEARRYIDLRVEVKSGTATDEYLTKLDHALEVAEKRFDPDFIVYNAGTDILDGDPLGRLKISPDGIASRDEKVFRFARERSIPLIMLTSGGYMKSSAKVIADSIVNLSNKSLIDMKS, from the exons ATGTGCCTCCTTCTAAG GCATCCATTTGACTCTTCTAAATGGGGTCGAATCTGTCGGTTTCTCACTAAGGAAGGTATCATGGACCAAAAGCATGTAGTTGAGCCTGTGGAGGCAACAAAAGATGATCTGTTAGTG GTGCATTCTGAATCATACCTGAAAAGTTTGAACAGCAGCTTGAATGTCTCCATGATTATTGAG GTCCCTCCTGTTGCGATGCTTCCTAATTGCCTTGTGCAAAAGAAAGTGCTCCACCCATTCCGCAAGCAG GTGGGAGGAACAATTTTGGCTGCAAAGCTTGCAAAAGAACGAGGATGGGCTATTAATGTTGGTGGTGGATTTCATCATTGCTCATCAGAGAAGGGAGGCGGTTTTTGTGTTTATGCTGATATATCTCTTTGTATACATTTTGCATTTGTGCGTCTAAATATCTCAAG GGTCATGATAATTGACCTTGATGCACACCAAGGAAATGGCCATGAAATGGACTTCTCTGATGACA GAAGAGTCTTTATCCTTGATATGTACAATCCCGGAATTTATCCACTT GATTTTGAAGCCAGGCGTTACATTGATCTGAGAGTCGAAGTTAAG AGTGGGACTGCGACAGATGAATACTTAACTAAGCTAGATCATGCACTCGAG gttgcAGAGAAGAGATTTGATCCTGATTTCATTGTTTATAATGCTGGTACTGATATCTTGGATGGGGATCCACTTGGCAGGTTGAAG ATCAGTCCTGATGGCATTGCTAGTAGGGATGAAAAAGTTTTCAGGTTTGCTCGAGAGAGAAGTATTCCCCTCATCATGCTCACATCAG GCGGTTACATGAAATCGAGTGCCAAAGTTATTGCTGATTCCATCGTAAATCTCTCTAATAAATCCCTAATAGATATGAAGAGCTAG
- the LOC107029056 gene encoding histone deacetylase 2 isoform X4 → MSSAASSSKTDDAAALRRSRILSSPLYYDVPPSKVHSESYLKSLNSSLNVSMIIEVPPVAMLPNCLVQKKVLHPFRKQVGGTILAAKLAKERGWAINVGGGFHHCSSEKGGGFCVYADISLCIHFAFVRLNISRVMIIDLDAHQGNGHEMDFSDDRRVFILDMYNPGIYPLDFEARRYIDLRVEVKSGTATDEYLTKLDHALEVAEKRFDPDFIVYNAGTDILDGDPLGRLKISPDGIASRDEKVFRFARERSIPLIMLTSGGYMKSSAKVIADSIVNLSNKSLIDMKS, encoded by the exons ATGTCATCCGCTGCCTCTTCCTCCAAAACCGACGACGCTGCAGCTCTACGCCGTAGCCGTATTCTCTCTAGCCCCCTATATTACGATGTGCCTCCTTCTAAG GTGCATTCTGAATCATACCTGAAAAGTTTGAACAGCAGCTTGAATGTCTCCATGATTATTGAG GTCCCTCCTGTTGCGATGCTTCCTAATTGCCTTGTGCAAAAGAAAGTGCTCCACCCATTCCGCAAGCAG GTGGGAGGAACAATTTTGGCTGCAAAGCTTGCAAAAGAACGAGGATGGGCTATTAATGTTGGTGGTGGATTTCATCATTGCTCATCAGAGAAGGGAGGCGGTTTTTGTGTTTATGCTGATATATCTCTTTGTATACATTTTGCATTTGTGCGTCTAAATATCTCAAG GGTCATGATAATTGACCTTGATGCACACCAAGGAAATGGCCATGAAATGGACTTCTCTGATGACA GAAGAGTCTTTATCCTTGATATGTACAATCCCGGAATTTATCCACTT GATTTTGAAGCCAGGCGTTACATTGATCTGAGAGTCGAAGTTAAG AGTGGGACTGCGACAGATGAATACTTAACTAAGCTAGATCATGCACTCGAG gttgcAGAGAAGAGATTTGATCCTGATTTCATTGTTTATAATGCTGGTACTGATATCTTGGATGGGGATCCACTTGGCAGGTTGAAG ATCAGTCCTGATGGCATTGCTAGTAGGGATGAAAAAGTTTTCAGGTTTGCTCGAGAGAGAAGTATTCCCCTCATCATGCTCACATCAG GCGGTTACATGAAATCGAGTGCCAAAGTTATTGCTGATTCCATCGTAAATCTCTCTAATAAATCCCTAATAGATATGAAGAGCTAG
- the LOC107029056 gene encoding histone deacetylase 2 isoform X2, whose protein sequence is MGVTKWQGPHVYTLHSLQVRHPFDSSKWGRICRFLTKEGIMDQKHVVEPVEATKDDLLVVHSESYLKSLNSSLNVSMIIEVPPVAMLPNCLVQKKVLHPFRKQVGGTILAAKLAKERGWAINVGGGFHHCSSEKGGGFCVYADISLCIHFAFVRLNISRVMIIDLDAHQGNGHEMDFSDDRRVFILDMYNPGIYPLDFEARRYIDLRVEVKSGTATDEYLTKLDHALEVAEKRFDPDFIVYNAGTDILDGDPLGRLKISPDGIASRDEKVFRFARERSIPLIMLTSGGYMKSSAKVIADSIVNLSNKSLIDMKS, encoded by the exons ATGGGTGTGACAAAATGGCAAGGGCCTCACGTCTATACCTTGCATTCCCTGCAGGTCAG GCATCCATTTGACTCTTCTAAATGGGGTCGAATCTGTCGGTTTCTCACTAAGGAAGGTATCATGGACCAAAAGCATGTAGTTGAGCCTGTGGAGGCAACAAAAGATGATCTGTTAGTG GTGCATTCTGAATCATACCTGAAAAGTTTGAACAGCAGCTTGAATGTCTCCATGATTATTGAG GTCCCTCCTGTTGCGATGCTTCCTAATTGCCTTGTGCAAAAGAAAGTGCTCCACCCATTCCGCAAGCAG GTGGGAGGAACAATTTTGGCTGCAAAGCTTGCAAAAGAACGAGGATGGGCTATTAATGTTGGTGGTGGATTTCATCATTGCTCATCAGAGAAGGGAGGCGGTTTTTGTGTTTATGCTGATATATCTCTTTGTATACATTTTGCATTTGTGCGTCTAAATATCTCAAG GGTCATGATAATTGACCTTGATGCACACCAAGGAAATGGCCATGAAATGGACTTCTCTGATGACA GAAGAGTCTTTATCCTTGATATGTACAATCCCGGAATTTATCCACTT GATTTTGAAGCCAGGCGTTACATTGATCTGAGAGTCGAAGTTAAG AGTGGGACTGCGACAGATGAATACTTAACTAAGCTAGATCATGCACTCGAG gttgcAGAGAAGAGATTTGATCCTGATTTCATTGTTTATAATGCTGGTACTGATATCTTGGATGGGGATCCACTTGGCAGGTTGAAG ATCAGTCCTGATGGCATTGCTAGTAGGGATGAAAAAGTTTTCAGGTTTGCTCGAGAGAGAAGTATTCCCCTCATCATGCTCACATCAG GCGGTTACATGAAATCGAGTGCCAAAGTTATTGCTGATTCCATCGTAAATCTCTCTAATAAATCCCTAATAGATATGAAGAGCTAG
- the LOC107029056 gene encoding histone deacetylase 2 isoform X1 encodes MSSAASSSKTDDAAALRRSRILSSPLYYDVPPSKVPLIYSSSYDIAFFGIEKLHPFDSSKWGRICRFLTKEGIMDQKHVVEPVEATKDDLLVVHSESYLKSLNSSLNVSMIIEVPPVAMLPNCLVQKKVLHPFRKQVGGTILAAKLAKERGWAINVGGGFHHCSSEKGGGFCVYADISLCIHFAFVRLNISRVMIIDLDAHQGNGHEMDFSDDRRVFILDMYNPGIYPLDFEARRYIDLRVEVKSGTATDEYLTKLDHALEVAEKRFDPDFIVYNAGTDILDGDPLGRLKISPDGIASRDEKVFRFARERSIPLIMLTSGGYMKSSAKVIADSIVNLSNKSLIDMKS; translated from the exons ATGTCATCCGCTGCCTCTTCCTCCAAAACCGACGACGCTGCAGCTCTACGCCGTAGCCGTATTCTCTCTAGCCCCCTATATTACGATGTGCCTCCTTCTAAG GTTCCGTTGATATACTCGTCATCCTACGACATTGCTTTTTTTGGGATTGAAAAACT GCATCCATTTGACTCTTCTAAATGGGGTCGAATCTGTCGGTTTCTCACTAAGGAAGGTATCATGGACCAAAAGCATGTAGTTGAGCCTGTGGAGGCAACAAAAGATGATCTGTTAGTG GTGCATTCTGAATCATACCTGAAAAGTTTGAACAGCAGCTTGAATGTCTCCATGATTATTGAG GTCCCTCCTGTTGCGATGCTTCCTAATTGCCTTGTGCAAAAGAAAGTGCTCCACCCATTCCGCAAGCAG GTGGGAGGAACAATTTTGGCTGCAAAGCTTGCAAAAGAACGAGGATGGGCTATTAATGTTGGTGGTGGATTTCATCATTGCTCATCAGAGAAGGGAGGCGGTTTTTGTGTTTATGCTGATATATCTCTTTGTATACATTTTGCATTTGTGCGTCTAAATATCTCAAG GGTCATGATAATTGACCTTGATGCACACCAAGGAAATGGCCATGAAATGGACTTCTCTGATGACA GAAGAGTCTTTATCCTTGATATGTACAATCCCGGAATTTATCCACTT GATTTTGAAGCCAGGCGTTACATTGATCTGAGAGTCGAAGTTAAG AGTGGGACTGCGACAGATGAATACTTAACTAAGCTAGATCATGCACTCGAG gttgcAGAGAAGAGATTTGATCCTGATTTCATTGTTTATAATGCTGGTACTGATATCTTGGATGGGGATCCACTTGGCAGGTTGAAG ATCAGTCCTGATGGCATTGCTAGTAGGGATGAAAAAGTTTTCAGGTTTGCTCGAGAGAGAAGTATTCCCCTCATCATGCTCACATCAG GCGGTTACATGAAATCGAGTGCCAAAGTTATTGCTGATTCCATCGTAAATCTCTCTAATAAATCCCTAATAGATATGAAGAGCTAG